The Salifodinibacter halophilus genome window below encodes:
- a CDS encoding ATP-binding protein: MAVIYGRRRLGKTQLVQHSLRDRDDAVVYQGTETTAQLQLDEFVDVAAETFPGITNIKRDWEALLGYLGDQNAVVVLDEFPYLIDA; the protein is encoded by the coding sequence CTGGCAGTCATCTACGGCCGTCGGCGTCTGGGAAAGACCCAACTCGTTCAACACTCGCTCCGCGATCGGGACGACGCCGTCGTCTATCAGGGCACAGAGACTACTGCACAGCTCCAACTCGACGAGTTCGTCGACGTTGCCGCCGAGACGTTCCCTGGCATCACGAACATCAAGCGGGACTGGGAGGCACTCCTCGGCTATCTCGGTGACCAGAACGCGGTCGTCGTCTTAGACGAATTCCCCTATCTCATCGACGCTG